From the Catharus ustulatus isolate bCatUst1 chromosome 2, bCatUst1.pri.v2, whole genome shotgun sequence genome, the window atttcttcccaaactacataattttcttttgcaatttaACACAGGTAAATTTGGGCTTGATGGAAACACTCAATGGAGATATGACCCCAAGTCATAAAAACACTAGGCTCAATATTGATTTGGTCTAAGCTctcattaatgaaaaattattatcaGCAAAACCATATTTCTTATAAATCTGAGAGTTTGGTTTTATGCctgtatttcagaattttcatcAAGAAGTCAAAGAAACAGATGATTCAGGGAGCCTTACGAGCCTTGACAGTCTTGAGGCTGgagaacaaaatggaaattgCACAACACAGAGTGAATCATCTTTTACCACACAGTGTGACTGTGCCCTGTATGATCCAGAAAAATGCCAGACTAGGAGTAATGGTTTGCTTCACACAGATCAAAGTACTTCTAAAACTGCACATCTAAATAATTGTCTGAGAAATGTAGATTTGCTACACTACCACAACATACCTATTCATGATCTTTTAGCTAAATATAATGTTCTAACTCCTGCTGAACATGCAAACACTTCAGAAGAGGAATCATCTGCTTCTCACAGATCTGGAAAACAACCTGAAGAATTCTCTCCCTGTGGTAAGCAAAAGAGCTCTGTAAGTAATGCATTTAGTTTTCTGCAAAATATAAAAGACAGAAGCAAGCCATCTTCTGGAACAGCTAGCACATTTACCACTGGTCATCCTGTTTTCAATCCTATcagagcctgggacagccctgaTTCTTTTCCAGGAGAAAGAATTCAGGATCTGATGCAAGATCAGAGTTTTAAAATGACCCCACAGGAGAGAACTAAAGCAATTCAAGCATCCACTCAACCTATTGCAACATCTGTAATCTTATTTCCTAATCAGGGATGTTCCACTggcattcccagcacagctgatgtATTACCAAAGGACAAAAACATCAGTACAGGCTTTTCAAAAAACACCTTAAGAAAAATGactgaaacaaaagaagaaaatattaaatgtatGAATTATATTATTTCAGAAACGTCTTCATTTCGGGATGTACCAAATGCCTCCGTTCTGTTGGAAGTTAAGCAATGGAATAataaaggaggaagaggaaatatAATTGAAACTATGTCACTTTTACCTGATACAGAGTTCAATTCTGACATTCCTGCACAGAACAAAATCTTGAAAAGTAAtgttcttgaaagaaaaagagcaaagttATTCAGAAGCATCTTAAAGAAGGATTCTAAATATGAACCCAGTAATTTTAAAGCTATGGTTACGGACCATGGGATCAGTTTTGGAACTCAACGTATGTCAGCTATCAGAGACAGTTTAGAActagcaaaaacaaaaaagaaaagtgcagaaaatgaaaaatacaatagGAAGCTAAAATGGTGCGATCAAATTGACCAGgtaataacagaaaataatgaaaaatgctaTGAAAAAAGCATCACTGAAATATCTTCTTCACAGCTGCAATGTGTTCAAACTGCAAATAATGCTCCTAAGAATAATTTAAGTATTGTTGCTCAGCCTTCAAACCCCATGTTCATAAAAAATCATCAGGAAAATTCTCATATATCAAAACCAAATGTTAAtactgaaaaatcaaataaagaaTACCTATCTCAGGATATATTTACATCTACAGGATCCTTTTCTGCTAAGAAAGCTTGGATGGTATCAAAAGATGAAACAAGTAAACCCCCAGTATGTAGCAATAATGCTAAAATCAAAGAAGGTGGTCGACTcaaaaatgaggcaaaaataGCTGGAAGAGCAGCATCTGTAAGAGTCCAGTCACATGGTATCCCCAAGAAGAGAAGAGGCACTATGATCCAACTGCAGTCGGCCACTGAAGCCAACAAAACTCAAAAAGCTTCAGGGAAGTATCTCGCACCTCACCCACCATCCACACCTCTGCCGGCAAACAGAAGTGTTGAAAACACAGCTAGCCTTGGGTGTCAGTCACCGCCGCCTGCCAGCCTGCAAGCTACCAGTGCTAGCAACAGTGATTTCACTGACAGGCATGTTGTGCTAGCAAGTCAGGTTTTAAATAGGATCAGTGCAGAAAACAGTGAGAATACTGCTGGTTGTGCTGGCTTGGTCACTGCCATCTCTACACctgactgcagcacagccaaatACAAACCTTGGGCAAAAAATACTTGTTCTGTAAATAATGTTCAGGCAAGCGCCTGTCAAGATCATTCAGTAACTTGCTCTGAGAGAAGACCTGTTAACATAGAAAATGGATTACATCTCTATCAtatcccagcagctggaaaaacaagCACCTTCTGGCACGGAGCACATTCTACCCAAGCTCCAAAAGACTCTACTGCTGGTAAGACTCATGTTTCTGGGTCTGGGGTGGGGGAATGTTCAGACAAAAGTCTTCTTCAAATACATCACAGATTTGTTTTCAGTTAAAACATCCAACCTGACATCCATTCACACAACACAGCCAGTTTTAACAGGCTTTCACCATTTGTCATTCTCATTTCTATTCCAGTGGTGCCCAGAGGCCTCTCAAACACCAATCCTCATTTCTAAAAGCTCTCTGCaatattaaatgaaaaggaagtatttttccTGACATTATATCCATGACAAATGAGCAGATGTGACAGGTGGTCTAAATAATGATATAGGAGGAAGTGATCACGTTTATACAAGTGAGTTTTACAAGGTAGCTAAGAGTGATAGATTGTTTTCCAACAGTCACTGCCACATGAGAGTGAAAGAAGTTTAGTTctactgtgtttttaaaatgctgacaCTGTAAATGCCTACAATTACTGAGACTTAgtccaaataaaattattaaaaactgaGCAAAAATTAAAGGTAAGTTAAAATTAAAGCACTTCTGCCAGGCCAACTTTACTCTGCTGCAAGATATATCTGATTTataaagaattttaagaaatttgATGAACAATcctgcattttattaaaaattaacctTGGGAACAATATGAGACACAGATTGGTTGGTAAGATACAGGAAAGATGGATAGGAAATTTCTGGGAGAATAAATTTTAAGTTCCTGGGGTTTATGTTTCAATATACATTTCATGCTTTTTGATTTGCCTTGTTTGTCCTGTACAGCCTAGTTATGTTCTGTGCCTTGGTGACTGATCACATCCTTGTACTTGTAATTTCTGTGTAGTATGCTGGTTTGCTTCCTCCtgagggctgcagctggagctcctgAAACTGTAATCCCTGCTTCAGATACAAGTAGTACTCCAAATTGTTTCACATACTGGGATCACTCCAAGGATTGGCCAAGTAACTCAAAGATACTTTCTAGCAAAATAATGAATACCCATAACTTTAAACCCCCCACATTTCTTGTTTTATCTACACAGTTTTAACTGTGGAGTGATTCAGAACAACTCTATTGTGTAAGAGCAGATGTAGGCAGGTGAATATTCTTGGCCTTAAGCGGGGgtgggaagagaaaatattatctGCTTGTCTGTTCCAGTTCAAAGTCAAACAGATGAGTTTAAGATCTATGTGACTTAACCTATTTGATTATACATTGGAAATTAATGAAGACTTGCATTACCACACCTTGCCTCCAGCAGAGATTTTTGTCTCTTGATGTCCTTATCTGCACATCAGATCAATGAATCAGGAAATGTCCTGGGTCCAAGTTGTGCACTACTGACAGTGTCTTCACTGCAGCTTTAAATGCTACATCCCCAGTGTCACATGCCTCCAGCTCTTTTGGAGAAGAGCTGAGTaactgcctttaaaaatttatatggGTTGCCCTCTCTCAGTATCTGCTTGTATTTTGAAAgtcttctttattttaaatactctaGATAACTCTTACTGACTTGCTGTTATTTGTTCAATTGCCTGCAAATGCTCATAGACACCATAGTCTTGTCCTAAAGTGCTTGCAGTGAGACTGAATGCTGCACTGCTCTCTATTAAAATATCTGCAGAGTTCCATGAGATCTGTGAAGACTCATGTAGAAAATGTAATCTGTTATAATGCTTTGCCAAATGTACCAAAAGTGAGAACAATTGTTGTCCATGAGGatcttacagtaatttcacgaatacaagccgcaccattttgactaagattttgctcccaaaccagaaatgcggcttatagtcaggagcggctaatatgtgaataattttctgacatttacaacctcagaagtgccagccagggtgtcgagccgagcacctgccagtaaaagccggcatttcgcgattgttacaaattgctactctgttgtgCCACGGGTGGaacctggctgcctgcaggcagcacggggggcggggagagaggagggagagctctctccttccctcctctaccgcagcccaggggagaggcagcgggggccccgtgccgccatggccgcggctcagggaggaggcggggggctccgtccccgcccgcctccgccgccacgggagcgggggggggctccgtccctgcctgccatgacggggcagcaccgggctggggcgagcgagcccagaggcagcggctggccccgagcggccccgccgagcggcagcgccgggctgggccacctggccccgtcggcagccctgagtgggccgagcctgcacagcctgagccgagccagtaaaccccgccatgccgtggttctgttactaattggcaactttgttgcacgcaggtcctcgctgcgaacgacagagcagcttatactcaggtgcggcttatttatggtcaaagaaggaaatatttgccaacacccagagatgcggcttatactcagtgcagcttgtattcgtgaatttactgcaATTTAGTTTGGCTTCCAGGCTTTAAGTTGTATATCTTCTGCCTGACCTATATTATAGCATATTATTGTAGCTGGATATTAGAATTTTTAACAACTTTGTTTGGTAAAGGCTTTAAATATGTGTTTAACTTTTAGCCTGTGACAAATATGGGGCTATTTAATGCGCTTGTAGTTAAATAGCAGTAGACTGCTCAGTATCTCATTCCCTTGAAGATACTATTTATTTTGTCTTATCTGTCTCAAAGGAATCTTCTCCTTGGTATTGCTCTAGTcttggaaattaattaaatattgatGCATACACATAGAACAacttttaattctatttttttcagaaaaacatgtGATTCCTAATATAACAAGggagttcttttttttttctttttctctttttttttttttattttttattttttctcatatcCAGTATAACATGATCGCATTTCCTTGCCTTTTCAGGTGCTATTAAGCACCATGTATcatgttaaaataatttgcacATAACTAAATGGCAGTGTTTCAAAGCTAATGTCTCCCTTGTTGCTATTGATGGCAGCAGCCAGATGATTAGCTTCAAATATGTTTCTAGGATcagtccttttctttttctgtgagtGATAAGAATTCTGCTTTAATGTCACTGTAATaaccagaaaagaaataaaattgtgtttGAATCAGTAATGCAACTCTTGGTCAAATTATGAACTGCACATTAAACTGcacatgtaaatatttattgtgtaaataaatagataatttGTTTTCCCAAGTTTAAATCAAGTAAC encodes:
- the CEP126 gene encoding centrosomal protein of 126 kDa isoform X2; its protein translation is MELGGKAGEAARGQLLAGAPQDRAGGRRSVSVARDLIFHFEQDLQEERRVLKEDQKMHRSKAMKYLMETNRRRRAFEERQKEEEAKEQRFREKVLQQRKIKFQEATAKFRHAHQSPHRQTALISPVQTKAAFRLEEALEQIKGSVLTPNINKIDFRTTDDTSSSSASRSDSFHQKQNSAMFGCEETKQEGSRTDMDRHQLLFQKNVTEIQELLEKQHLNSLENFHQEVKETDDSGSLTSLDSLEAGEQNGNCTTQSESSFTTQCDCALYDPEKCQTRSNGLLHTDQSTSKTAHLNNCLRNVDLLHYHNIPIHDLLAKYNVLTPAEHANTSEEESSASHRSGKQPEEFSPCGKQKSSVSNAFSFLQNIKDRSKPSSGTASTFTTGHPVFNPIRAWDSPDSFPGERIQDLMQDQSFKMTPQERTKAIQASTQPIATSVILFPNQGCSTGIPSTADVLPKDKNISTGFSKNTLRKMTETKEENIKCMNYIISETSSFRDVPNASVLLEVKQWNNKGGRGNIIETMSLLPDTEFNSDIPAQNKILKSNVLERKRAKLFRSILKKDSKYEPSNFKAMVTDHGISFGTQRMSAIRDSLELAKTKKKSAENEKYNRKLKWCDQIDQVITENNEKCYEKSITEISSSQLQCVQTANNAPKNNLSIVAQPSNPMFIKNHQENSHISKPNVNTEKSNKEYLSQDIFTSTGSFSAKKAWMVSKDETSKPPVCSNNAKIKEGGRLKNEAKIAGRAASVRVQSHGIPKKRRGTMIQLQSATEANKTQKASGKYLAPHPPSTPLPANRSVENTASLGCQSPPPASLQATSASNSDFTDRHVVLASQVLNRISAENSENTAGCAGLVTAISTPDCSTAKYKPWAKNTCSVNNVQASACQDHSVTCSERRPVNIENGLHLYHIPAAGKTSTFWHGAHSTQAPKDSTAGGVRVTRQNQAFDNCENKRRAFSECRRQSVVSKMWKPTHHTQLSPIQSAFDPVQKMKNVSKSEEVSESTAQFLVAEKLSSTPIAEGEILAVMDHVKPPSQPSLLKRVLCPGRSALSIEEQKIFQSLDCLNQKLQNVQEAITRNPFASRVLQ
- the CEP126 gene encoding centrosomal protein of 126 kDa isoform X3 yields the protein MELGGKAGEAARGQLLAGAPQDRAGGRRSVSVARDLIFHFEQDLQEERRVLKEDQKMHRSKAMKYLMETNRRRRAFEERQKEEEAKEQRFREKVLQQRKIKFQEATAKFRHAHQSPHRQTALISPVQTKAAFRLEEALEQIKGSVLTPNINKIDFRTTDDTSSSSASRSDSFHQKQNSAMFGCEETKQEGSRTDMDRHQLLFQKNVTEIQELLEKQHLNSLENFHQEVKETDDSGSLTSLDSLEAGEQNGNCTTQSESSFTTQCDCALYDPEKCQTRSNGLLHTDQSTSKTAHLNNCLRNVDLLHYHNIPIHDLLAKYNVLTPAEHANTSEEESSASHRSGKQPEEFSPCGKQKSSVSNAFSFLQNIKDRSKPSSGTASTFTTGHPVFNPIRAWDSPDSFPGERIQDLMQDQSFKMTPQERTKAIQASTQPIATSVILFPNQGCSTGIPSTADVLPKDKNISTGFSKNTLRKMTETKEENIKCMNYIISETSSFRDVPNASVLLEVKQWNNKGGRGNIIETMSLLPDTEFNSDIPAQNKILKSNVLERKRAKLFRSILKKDSKYEPSNFKAMVTDHGISFGTQRMSAIRDSLELAKTKKKSAENEKYNRKLKWCDQIDQVITENNEKCYEKSITEISSSQLQCVQTANNAPKNNLSIVAQPSNPMFIKNHQENSHISKPNVNTEKSNKEYLSQDIFTSTGSFSAKKAWMVSKDETSKPPVCSNNAKIKEGGRLKNEAKIAGRAASVRVQSHGIPKKRRGTMIQLQSATEANKTQKASGKYLAPHPPSTPLPANRSVENTASLGCQSPPPASLQATSASNSDFTDRHVVLASQVLNRISAENSENTAGCAGLVTAISTPDCSTAKYKPWAKNTCSVNNVQASACQDHSVTCSERRPVNIENGLHLYHIPAAGKTSTFWHGAHSTQAPKDSTAVSESTAQFLVAEKLSSTPIAEGEILAVMDHVKPPSQPSLLKRVLCPGRSALSIEEQKIFQSLDCLNQKLQNVQEAITRNPFASRVLQ
- the CEP126 gene encoding centrosomal protein of 126 kDa isoform X1, which translates into the protein MELGGKAGEAARGQLLAGAPQDRAGGRRSVSVARDLIFHFEQDLQEERRVLKEDQKMHRSKAMKYLMETNRRRRAFEERQKEEEAKEQRFREKVLQQRKIKFQEATAKFRHAHQSPHRQTALISPVQTKAAFRLEEALEQIKGSVLTPNINKIDFRTTDDTSSSSASRSDSFHQKQNSAMFGCEETKQEGSRTDMDRHQLLFQKNVTEIQELLEKQHLNSLENFHQEVKETDDSGSLTSLDSLEAGEQNGNCTTQSESSFTTQCDCALYDPEKCQTRSNGLLHTDQSTSKTAHLNNCLRNVDLLHYHNIPIHDLLAKYNVLTPAEHANTSEEESSASHRSGKQPEEFSPCGKQKSSVSNAFSFLQNIKDRSKPSSGTASTFTTGHPVFNPIRAWDSPDSFPGERIQDLMQDQSFKMTPQERTKAIQASTQPIATSVILFPNQGCSTGIPSTADVLPKDKNISTGFSKNTLRKMTETKEENIKCMNYIISETSSFRDVPNASVLLEVKQWNNKGGRGNIIETMSLLPDTEFNSDIPAQNKILKSNVLERKRAKLFRSILKKDSKYEPSNFKAMVTDHGISFGTQRMSAIRDSLELAKTKKKSAENEKYNRKLKWCDQIDQVITENNEKCYEKSITEISSSQLQCVQTANNAPKNNLSIVAQPSNPMFIKNHQENSHISKPNVNTEKSNKEYLSQDIFTSTGSFSAKKAWMVSKDETSKPPVCSNNAKIKEGGRLKNEAKIAGRAASVRVQSHGIPKKRRGTMIQLQSATEANKTQKASGKYLAPHPPSTPLPANRSVENTASLGCQSPPPASLQATSASNSDFTDRHVVLASQVLNRISAENSENTAGCAGLVTAISTPDCSTAKYKPWAKNTCSVNNVQASACQDHSVTCSERRPVNIENGLHLYHIPAAGKTSTFWHGAHSTQAPKDSTAGGVRVTRQNQAFDNCENKRRAFSECRRQSVVSKMWKPTHHTQNLLCAVQLSPIQSAFDPVQKMKNVSKSEEVSESTAQFLVAEKLSSTPIAEGEILAVMDHVKPPSQPSLLKRVLCPGRSALSIEEQKIFQSLDCLNQKLQNVQEAITRNPFASRVLQ